One segment of Brassica napus cultivar Da-Ae chromosome C3, Da-Ae, whole genome shotgun sequence DNA contains the following:
- the LOC106415128 gene encoding MDIS1-interacting receptor like kinase 2: MACKDKPRGDDLHFLLIIFTILSCSLTASATVSEANALLKWKSTFTNQTSSSKLSSWVNPNTSFCRSWYGVSCVRNSIIRLNLTNTDIEGTFQDFPFSALPNLSYVDLSMNRFSGTIPPQFGDFSKLIYFDLSINQLVGEIPSELGKLSNLETLHLVENKLNGSIPSEIGRLTKLHEIALYDNLLTGPIPSSFGNLTNLANLYLFINSLSGPIPPELGNLSSLAELCLDRNKLTGQIPSSFGKLKNVTLLNMFENNLTGEIPPEIGDMSALDTLSLHTNNLTGSIPSSLGNLKNLAILHLYLNKLTGSIPEELGDMETMIDLEISENKLTGPVPGSFGKLTKLEWLFLRDNHLSGPIPPGIANSSVLTVLQLDTNNFTGVLPETICRSGKLENLTLDDNLLSGPIPISLTNCKSLIRARFKGNSFSGDISESFGEYPNLNFIDLSNNKFRGQISPKWEKSRKLVAFIATDNNITGPIPPEIWNMTQLNQLDLSSNNISGELPETISKLTRVSKLQLNGNQLSGRIPSGIRSLANLEYLDLSSNRFSFQIPATLDSLPRLYYMNLSRNDLDQNIPMGLTKLSQLQTLDLSHNNLDGEIPSQFTSLQNLEKLYLQHNNLSGPIPSSFSEMKSLTHVDVSHNNLEGPIPDNAAFKNARPDALEGNRDLCGSNTTQGLKPCEITPSGKKKSNKDNNLLIYILVPIIGAIIILSVCAGIFVCFRKRKPQIEEEADTESGETLSIFSFDGKVKYQEIIKATGEFDPKHLIGIGGYGKVYKVKLPAITMAVKKLNETTDEEISKPTVRNEFLNEIRALTEIRHRNVVKLFGFCSNRRNTFLVYEYMERGSLRKVLGNDEEAKQLDWRRRINVVKGVAHALSYMHHDRSPPIVHRDISSGNILIDDDYEAKISDFGTAKLLKVDSSNWSAVAGTYGYVAPELAYAMKVTEKCDVFSFGVLTLEVIKGEHPGDLVSAISSTPLDRTMSLKGISDRRLPEPTPEIKDEILEIMKVALLCLHSDPNSRPTMLSISTAFA; the protein is encoded by the exons ATGGCTTGTAAAGACAAGCCTCGTGGTGATGATCTTCACTTCCTTTTGATCATTTTCACAATCTTGAGCTGTTCTCTTACTGCTTCTGCAACAGTGTCAGAAGCAAATGCCCTTCTAAAATGGAAGTCAACTTTCACAAACCAGACAAGTTCTTCAAAGCTGTCATCTTGGGTCAATCCAAACACAAGCTTTTGTAGGAGTTGGTACGGTGTTTCTTGCGTACGAAACAGCATCATACGGTTGAATCTTACAAACACCGACATCGAAGGTACTTTCCAAGATTTCCCATTCTCTGCTCTCCCGAACCTCAGTTATGTTGATCTCAGTATGAACCGTTTCTCCGGAACCATCCCACCTCAGTTCGGAGACTTCTCTAAACTCATCTACTTCGATTTGTCCATTAATCAGTTGGTCGGTGAAATCCCATCTGAGCTAGGCAAATTAAGTAACTTAGAAACTCTCCATCTTGTCGAGAACAAGTTAAACGGTTCGATTCCTTCTGAGATCGGTCGGTTAACTAAACTTCACGAGATAGCCTTGTACGACAATCTGTTGACCGGACCAATACCTTCTTCCTTTGGAAACCTAACCAACTTAGCTAACCTTTACCTCTTTATCAATTCCCTCTCTGGTCCTATTCCACCTGAACTCGGAAACCTATCTAGCCTCGCTGAGCTATGCTTAGATAGAAACAAGCTAACCGGTCAAATCCCTTCCTCTTTCGGAAAGTTGAAGAATGTAACACTTCTCAACATGTTTGAAAACAACCTCACTGGTGAAATCCCTCCTGAGATTGGTGATATGTCCGCTTTAGATACACTTAGCCTCCACACAAACAACCTTACCGGTTCGATTCCTTCTTCCTTAGGAAACCTCAAAAACCTGGCCATTCTTCATCTTTACCTGAATAAGCTTACTGGTTCGATCCCTGAGGAGCTAGGAGACATGGAAACGATGattgatttggagataagtgagaACAAACTCACTGGTCCTGTTCCTGGTTCATTTGGTAAGTTAACCAAATTGGAATGGCTGTTTCTTCGTGATAACCATCTCTCAGGTCCGATCCCACCGGGAATCGCTAACTCCTCGGTGCTTACCGTCCTGCAACTCGACACCAACAACTTCACCGGTGTATTGCCTGAAACAATCTGCAGAAGTGGCAAGCTCGAGAATCTCACGCTAGATGATAATCTCCTCTCAGGTCCCATTCCTATAAGCTTGACAAACTGCAAAAGCTTGATCAGAGCAAGGTTCAAAGGTAACAGCTTCTCCGGAGACATCTCTGAGTCTTTCGGAGAGTATCCGAATCTCAACTTCATTGATCTCAGCAACAACAAGTTCCGCGGACAGATTTCACCCAAGTGGGAAAAAAGTCGAAAGCTAGTTGCTTTCATCGCAACAGACAACAACATCACCGGACCGATCCCACCTGAGATATGGAACATGACACAGCTAAACCAGCTCGATCTATCTTCCAACAACATCTCCGGCGAGCTGCCAGAAACAATCAGCAAACTTACTCGCGTCTCCAAACTCCAGCTTAACGGGAACCAGCTCTCGGGAAGAATCCCTTCGGGAATCAGAAGCTTAGCCAATCTTGAGTATCTTGACCTCTCCTCAAACAGATTCAGCTTCCAAATCCCGGCGACGCTCGACTCCTTACCAAGGCTTTACTACATGAACTTGAGCAGAAACGATCTGGATCAAAACATCCCCATGGGGTTAACAAAACTCTCACAGCTACAAACTCTTGATCTCAGCCACAACAACCTCGACGGAGAAATCCCATCACAGTTCACCTCTTTACAGAACTTAGAGAAACTCTACCTCCAACACAACAACCTCTCAGGTCCAATTCCATCAAGCTTCAGCGAAATGAAGTCACTAACACACGTGGACGTATCGCACAACAACCTCGAAGGTCCGATCCCGGATAACGCAGCGTTTAAAAACGCGCGTCCAGATGCGTTAGAAGGCAACAGAGACTTATGCGGCAGTAACACAACTCAAGGCTTGAAGCCATGTGAGATCACTCCCTCAGGGAAGAAGAAATCAAACAAAGACAACAACCTGCTCATCTACATACTAGTCCCGATCATCGGAGCGATCATAATCCTCTCCGTCTGCGCGGGAATATTCGTTTGCTTCCGCAAGAGAAAGCCCCAAATCGAAGAGGAAGCAGATACGGAATCAGGAGAAACGCTATCGATCTTTAGCTTCGACGGGAAAGTAAAATACCAAGAGATCATCAAAGCGACAGGAGAGTTCGATCCGAAGCACCTAATCGGAATCGGAGGATACGGGAAAGTGTACAAAGTGAAGCTCCCGGCGATAACAATGGCGGTGAAAAAGCTCAACGAGACAACAGACGAAGAGATCTCGAAACCTACGGTGAGAAACGAGTTCCTCAACGAGATCAGAGCGCTCACGGAGATCCGTCACAGGAACGTGGTGAAGCTGTTCGGATTCTGCTCGAATCGGCGCAACACTTTCCTGGTGTACGAGTACATGGAGAGAGGGAGTCTGAGGAAAGTATTGGGGAACGACGAGGAAGCGAAGCAGCTGGATTGGAGGAGAAGGATCAATGTGGTGAAAGGCGTGGCGCATGCTTTGTCTTATATGCATCATGATCGGTCTCCGCCGATTGTGCACCGTGATATTAGCAGTGGTAACATTCTTATCGACGATGATTACGAAGCGAAGATCTCCGACTTTGGTACTGCCAAGCTTCTCAAAGTGGATTCATCGAATTGGTCTGCCGTTGCCGGAACTTACGGTTACGTTGCTCCAG AACTAGCTTACGCAATGAAAGTGACGGAGAAATGCGATGTGTTTAGTTTTGGAGTTCTAACGCTTGAAGTGATCAAAGGAGAGCATCCGGGAGATCTAGTTTCAGCTATTTCATCGACTCCTCTAGACAGAACTATGTCACTGAAAGGAATTTCCGACCGCCGACTACCAGAACCAACGCCAGAGATCAAAGATGAGATCTTAGAGATCATGAAGGTTGCACTTTTGTGTTTACATTCTGATCCAAATTCTCGTCCTACCATGCTTTCTATCTCCACTGCATTTGCTTAG
- the LOC106413164 gene encoding uncharacterized protein LOC106413164, translated as MGTIVDSITRAGFSPTSVFLNVHYLLACSKKSSVDPKLHLAFPWILWHIWKNRNLFCFEQRSNNAEAILSKALEEASVWLQLNAYVPVDPPAMELEVVDSHSWKKPPSTDVKCNVGSAWSASNSTSGAASILRDSGGEAVLHSRRSFVGVRSQLEADLIAHVWTSEALSDLKINRVILETSSSQLPQSLRGTLEFTHLMEEA; from the coding sequence ATGGGAACGATCGTCGATTCCATTACCAGAGCTGGTTTCTCTCCCACATCAGTGTTCTTAAACGTTCACTATCTTCTCGCTTGTAGTAAAAAGAGTTCAGTAGATCCAAAGCTGCATCTTGCTTTCCCATGGATCCTTTGGCATATCTGGAAGAACCGCAACCTGTTCTGTTTTGAGCAACGGAGCAATAATGCGGAAGCTATTCTTAGCAAGGCATTGGAGGAGGCCTCGGTCTGGCTCCAACTAAATGCATATGTTCCGGTAGACCCTCCTGCAATGGAGTTGGAGGTCGTAGACTCACATTCATGGAAAAAACCACCGTCCACTGATGTCAAATGCAATGTGGGTTCTGCTTGGTCAGCAAGTAACAGCACAAGTGGGGCAGCATCGATATTAAGGGATTCAGGTGGGGAAGCGGTCTTACATAGCAGACGTTCCTTTGTGGGTGTTCGTTCTCAACTGGAAGCAGACTTGATCGCTCATGTATGGACTTCAGAGGCACTTAGTGACTTGAAGATAAACAGAGTGATTCTTGAGACATCCTCCTCTCAGCTCCCACAGTCTTTGCGCGGGACCTTGGAATTTACACACCTTATGGAAGAGGCTTAG